One segment of Streptomyces bathyalis DNA contains the following:
- a CDS encoding GntR family transcriptional regulator: MEGTNLFLSKSDLAYSELRRQILSGAIPAGSRLAQYELAGSLNMSITPLREAIRRLSSEGLVDVETHRDVRVSSMNSEEARQLFEVRLSLDPTAAELAATRRTPEDITAMQHAVDNLLPVTRQWGEDALTAHRTFHQALYRASHNDVLIRLLDDLWDKSDRYRRLGLELPPGDEPRTRDLQEHHDLVELIKAGQAGDAAQLMRDHIIHSLTASAITALEDREGTQAG, from the coding sequence ATGGAAGGCACGAACCTTTTCCTCAGCAAGAGCGATCTTGCCTACTCGGAGCTCCGTCGCCAGATCCTCTCCGGCGCCATCCCGGCCGGTTCACGGTTGGCCCAGTACGAACTGGCCGGCTCCCTCAACATGAGCATCACGCCCCTGCGCGAGGCCATCAGGCGGCTCAGCAGCGAGGGGCTGGTCGACGTCGAGACCCACCGCGACGTCCGGGTGTCCTCCATGAACTCCGAGGAGGCGCGGCAACTTTTCGAGGTACGGCTCTCGCTGGATCCCACGGCGGCCGAACTCGCCGCGACACGGCGCACTCCCGAGGACATCACCGCCATGCAACATGCGGTCGACAACCTGCTCCCCGTCACGCGCCAGTGGGGCGAGGATGCGCTCACCGCCCATCGCACCTTTCATCAGGCGTTGTACCGCGCCTCCCACAACGACGTTCTCATCCGCCTCCTGGACGACCTGTGGGACAAGTCCGACCGCTACCGCCGCCTCGGCCTCGAACTTCCGCCCGGCGACGAACCCCGGACGCGGGACCTCCAGGAGCACCACGACCTCGTTGAACTCATCAAGGCCGGCCAGGCTGGGGACGCAGCCCAGCTCATGCGCGACCACATCATCCACAGCCTGACCGCCTCCGCCATCACCGCGCTCGAAGACCGCGAAGGTACCCAGGCAGGCTGA